A stretch of Miscanthus floridulus cultivar M001 chromosome 13, ASM1932011v1, whole genome shotgun sequence DNA encodes these proteins:
- the LOC136501946 gene encoding uncharacterized protein: MADNPAALSSPPARAGMTAWMNGVDDMDERSAAAGSPGPLPWVGAGQAGHGRARCHGAPSSRGSLESVTEVDRGGAGRRRSGAGLGRGEGGQGAPAPGAAGVPRIRWPVAGRGRDGRRAGAVFTGRVGDGAAWGGRGRGGAGRVGRAWGEHGGGGRRRARGELAAANGGGRGGVRA; the protein is encoded by the exons atggccgataaCCCTGCGGCTTTATCTTCTCCTCCGGCGAGGGCGGGGATGACGGCGTGGATGAACGGCGTGGACGACATGGACGAACGTTC ggccGCGGCGGGCTCGCCGGGGCCGCTGCCTTGGGTCGGCGCAGGGCAGGCAGGGCACGGCCGGGCGCGCTGCCACGGGGCGCCGAGCAGCCGGGGCAGCCTGGAATCGGTGACCGAGGTCGACCGGGGTGGGGCGGGGCGGCGCCGGAGCGGGGCGGGGCTAGGGCGGGGTGAGGGCGGGCAGGGGGCGCCGGCACCGGGCGCGGCCGGTGTGCCCCGGATCCGGTGGCCGGTGGCCGGCCGGGGTAGGGACGGGCGGCGCGCCGGCGCGGTGTTCACGGGGCGGGTCGGGGATGGCGCGGCGTGGGGCGGTCGGGGCCGGGGTGGAGCAGGGCGGGTGGGGCGGGCGTGGGGCGAGCACGGCGGTGGCggccggcggcgggcgcggggcgagctggcggcggcgaacggcggcgggcgcggtggTGTGCGTGCGTGA